A window of the Agrococcus jejuensis genome harbors these coding sequences:
- a CDS encoding amidohydrolase has product MVDAIFTNGPIFTADAARSWATSLAVSGDRIVAVGHDDVLELRTASTEIVDLGGRLLTPGFVDSHVHPAWGGLDMLRCDLAGSDVSRDAYLDAIADYVAEHPDEPWLLGGGWAMAAFPGGTPLASDLDRIVPDRPAFITNRDGHGAWANSVALRLAGITASTPDPADGRIERLADGSPSGTLHEGAMTLVNRHIPVESPERMAEALRVAQRYLHSLGIVGWQDAILGDYGDAPNPGPTYLALASSGELTARVRGALWWERGRGVDQIPELVERRDAWTAGTFTSTSVKIMQDGVAENFTAGMLEPYCDGHGHATANDGLSFHDPAVLAEALPELERLGFQAHFHAIGDRAVRECLDAVEAARAANGWTDSRPHISHIQVVHPLDRPRFRSLGVAANMQMLWAVFEDQMLDLTIPFLGGEGADRVSWQYPFASLAAAGAVLAAGSDWSVSTPDPWAAIHVGVNRTEPGTRGARPFLPSEALPLPTALSAYTAGSAWLNRWESGVLAPGRLADLAIASRDPFAGAPDEIGDTANDETWVGGRRVFVRE; this is encoded by the coding sequence GTGGTCGACGCGATCTTCACGAACGGCCCGATCTTCACCGCCGACGCCGCCCGCTCGTGGGCGACGTCGCTCGCGGTGTCGGGCGACCGGATCGTGGCCGTGGGCCACGACGACGTGCTCGAGCTGCGCACCGCATCCACCGAGATCGTCGACCTCGGCGGCCGCCTGCTGACGCCCGGCTTCGTCGACAGCCACGTGCATCCCGCGTGGGGCGGCCTGGACATGCTGCGCTGCGACCTCGCCGGCAGCGACGTGTCGCGCGACGCGTACCTCGACGCGATCGCCGACTACGTCGCCGAGCACCCCGACGAGCCGTGGCTGCTCGGCGGCGGGTGGGCGATGGCGGCGTTCCCCGGCGGCACGCCGCTGGCCTCCGACCTCGATCGGATCGTGCCCGATCGCCCCGCCTTCATCACGAACCGCGACGGGCACGGCGCGTGGGCGAACTCGGTGGCGCTGCGCCTCGCCGGCATCACCGCATCCACCCCCGACCCCGCGGATGGGCGCATCGAGCGCCTCGCCGACGGCTCGCCGAGCGGCACGCTGCACGAGGGTGCCATGACGCTCGTGAACCGGCACATCCCCGTCGAGTCGCCCGAGCGGATGGCCGAGGCGCTGCGCGTGGCGCAGCGGTACCTGCACTCGCTCGGCATCGTCGGCTGGCAGGACGCGATCCTCGGCGACTACGGCGACGCCCCGAACCCCGGGCCGACGTACCTCGCGCTCGCCTCGTCGGGCGAGCTCACCGCGCGGGTGCGCGGAGCGCTGTGGTGGGAGCGCGGGCGCGGCGTCGACCAGATCCCCGAGCTCGTCGAGCGGCGCGACGCGTGGACGGCAGGCACGTTCACGTCGACGAGCGTGAAGATCATGCAGGACGGCGTCGCCGAGAACTTCACCGCCGGCATGCTCGAGCCGTACTGCGACGGCCACGGGCACGCGACGGCGAACGACGGGCTGTCGTTCCACGACCCCGCCGTGCTCGCCGAGGCGCTGCCCGAGCTCGAGCGGCTCGGCTTCCAGGCGCACTTCCACGCGATCGGCGACCGCGCGGTGCGCGAGTGCCTGGACGCGGTCGAGGCCGCGCGCGCCGCGAACGGGTGGACGGACTCGCGGCCGCACATCTCGCACATCCAGGTCGTGCACCCTCTGGACCGGCCGCGGTTCCGGTCGCTGGGCGTCGCGGCGAACATGCAGATGCTGTGGGCCGTGTTCGAGGACCAGATGCTCGACCTCACGATCCCGTTCCTCGGTGGCGAGGGCGCAGACCGCGTCTCGTGGCAGTACCCGTTCGCGTCGCTCGCCGCCGCCGGCGCCGTGCTCGCCGCCGGGTCGGATTGGTCGGTGTCGACGCCCGACCCGTGGGCGGCGATCCACGTGGGCGTGAACCGCACCGAGCCGGGCACGCGCGGCGCGCGACCGTTCCTGCCGTCGGAGGCGCTGCCGCTACCGACCGCGCTCTCGGCCTACACGGCGGGCTCGGCGTGGCTGAACCGCTGGGAGTCGGGCGTGCTGGCCCCCGGCCGCCTCGCCGACCTCGCGATCGCCTCCCGCGACCCGTTCGCCGGCGCCCCCGACGAGATCGGCGACACCGCGAACGACGAGACCTGGGTCGGCGGCCGCAGGGTCTTCGTGCGGGAGTGA
- a CDS encoding spermidine synthase codes for MSALPSTTLSNGMHAEMRFSGDGGYQLVVDGTPQSHVDPERPELLVYEYVQRIGHVLDAMRPGPLTAVHLGAGALTLPRYVARTRPGSRQQVIELEPGIVEIVREVAPLPREASIRIRYGDARAVLERLPGGLVGACDLVIVDVFAGSQTPAHVTSVEFHERVRALLAPGGVLCVNLADGRELRFVRSQLATLTHVHPHVAAIADTGFLKGRRYGNLVAVASDEPLRLDGVPAALQRDPWPAKVVEGDELRRFASSGAIVTDATALPSPPPNRSVFG; via the coding sequence GTGTCCGCACTCCCCTCGACGACGCTCTCGAACGGCATGCACGCCGAGATGCGCTTCTCGGGCGACGGCGGCTACCAGCTCGTCGTCGACGGCACGCCCCAGTCGCACGTCGACCCCGAGCGCCCCGAGCTGCTCGTCTACGAGTACGTGCAGCGCATCGGCCACGTGCTCGACGCCATGCGCCCCGGCCCGCTCACGGCCGTGCACCTCGGCGCCGGCGCTCTCACGCTCCCCCGCTACGTCGCCCGCACGCGGCCCGGCTCGCGCCAGCAGGTCATCGAGCTCGAGCCCGGCATCGTCGAGATCGTGCGCGAGGTCGCGCCGCTGCCGCGCGAGGCGAGCATCCGCATCCGCTACGGGGATGCGCGCGCCGTGCTCGAGCGCCTGCCCGGCGGGCTCGTGGGCGCGTGCGATCTCGTGATCGTCGACGTGTTCGCCGGCTCGCAGACCCCGGCGCACGTGACGTCGGTCGAGTTCCACGAGCGGGTGCGCGCGCTGCTGGCGCCCGGCGGCGTGCTGTGCGTCAACCTCGCCGACGGCCGCGAGCTGCGCTTCGTGCGCTCGCAGCTCGCGACGCTCACGCACGTGCACCCGCACGTCGCGGCGATCGCCGACACCGGGTTCCTCAAGGGCCGGCGCTACGGCAACCTCGTCGCCGTCGCCTCCGACGAGCCGCTGCGCCTCGACGGCGTGCCCGCGGCGCTGCAGCGCGACCCGTGGCCCGCGAAGGTCGTCGAGGGCGACGAGCTGCGGCGCTTCGCGTCGAGCGGCGCCATCGTGACCGACGCGACGGCGCTGCCCTCGCCGCCGCCCAACCGCTCGGTCTTCGGGTAG
- the rpoB gene encoding DNA-directed RNA polymerase subunit beta, which translates to MPSYCGRRALSSASSGPDGNSPYDVDPQRLQPACGTEVVTLADAITGRSAARLSFAKIPETLTVPDLLALQTESFEWLIGSKAWQDRLAAAEAEGRDDVSRQSGLEEIFEEISPIEDLGEKMQLSFSEPSLEEPKYTIDECKERSKTYAAPLYVAAEFMNHETGEIKSQTVFMGDFPLMTEKGTFIINGTERVVVSQLVRSPGVYFERTADKTSDKDVYSARVIPSRGAWLEFEIDKRDAVGVRIDRKRKQSVTIFLKALGLETEDIAREFAGYESILATLEKDPVMSKEDALRDIYRKLRPGEQVAAEAARALLDNFYFNPKRYDLAKVGRYKVNRKLGIDVPMSDSVLSVDDIVATIKYLVALHAQETTLPGVRKGEAVDIRLDTDDIDHFGNRRIRAVGELIQNQVRTGLARMERVVRERMSTQDIEAITPQTLINVRPVSAAIKEFFGTSQLSQFMDQNNPLAGLTHKRTLSALGPGGLSRERAGVEVRDVHPSHYGRMCPIETPEGPNIGLIGRLATFGRINAFGFIETPYRRVVDGVVTEQIDYLTASEEDEHTIAQANSPFDAKGRLTSEKVIARKKGGEVELITPERVDYMDVSPRQMASVATSLIPFLEHDDANRALMGANMQRQAVPLLRSDSPLVGTGMEGFAAIDAGDVVTADKAGVIAEVSADVVTVQLDEGGTQTYYLRKFDRSNQGTSYNTRVIVSAGDRVEVGQVIADGPATENGELALGKNLLVAFMPWEGHNYEDAMILSQNLVKDDVLSSIHIEEYEVDARDTKLGKEEITRDLPNVSLDLMADLDERGIIRIGAEVRPGDILVGKVTPKGETELSAEERLLRAIFNEKSREVRDTSLKVPHGEQGTVIAVKHFNAEDGDDELGSGVHEKVVVYIAQKRKITEGDKLAGRHGNKGVIAKILPEEDMPFLPDGTPVDIVLNPLGIPKRMNFGQVLETHLGWIAATGWDADAKAEWAKNLPKEILKAGPGTKVATPVFDGATEEEIIGLLDSTLPTRDGDRLIDGSGKARLFDGRSGEPYPYPISVGYMYILKLHHLVDDKIHARSTGPYSMITQQPLGGKAQFGGQRFGEMEVWALEAYGAAYTLQELLTVKSDDIVGRVKVYEAIVKGENIHDPGIPESFKVLMKEMQSLCLNVEVLNAAGEVVTLRDDEDEALRTAEELGINISRPELSSIDEI; encoded by the coding sequence ATGCCCTCATATTGCGGTCGGCGTGCGCTCTCGAGCGCTTCATCGGGGCCGGATGGCAACTCACCTTACGACGTCGACCCGCAGCGGCTGCAACCCGCATGCGGCACGGAGGTAGTCACCTTGGCAGATGCCATCACCGGGCGCAGCGCCGCCCGACTGAGCTTCGCGAAGATCCCCGAGACCCTGACGGTCCCCGACCTGCTGGCGCTCCAGACCGAGAGCTTCGAGTGGCTCATCGGCTCGAAGGCCTGGCAGGACCGGCTGGCCGCGGCCGAGGCGGAGGGGCGCGACGACGTCTCCCGTCAGTCCGGCCTGGAGGAGATCTTCGAGGAGATCTCGCCCATCGAGGATCTGGGCGAGAAGATGCAGCTCTCCTTCTCGGAGCCGTCCCTCGAGGAGCCGAAGTACACGATCGACGAGTGCAAGGAGCGCTCGAAGACGTACGCGGCGCCCCTCTACGTGGCCGCCGAGTTCATGAACCACGAGACCGGCGAGATCAAGTCGCAGACGGTCTTCATGGGCGACTTCCCGCTCATGACCGAGAAGGGCACGTTCATCATCAACGGCACCGAGCGTGTCGTCGTGTCCCAGCTCGTGCGTTCGCCGGGCGTCTACTTCGAGCGCACCGCCGACAAGACCTCCGACAAGGACGTCTACTCGGCTCGCGTCATCCCGAGCCGTGGTGCATGGCTCGAGTTCGAGATCGACAAGCGCGACGCCGTCGGCGTGCGCATCGACCGCAAGCGCAAGCAGTCGGTCACGATCTTCCTCAAGGCCCTGGGCCTCGAGACCGAGGACATCGCCCGCGAGTTCGCAGGCTACGAGTCGATCCTCGCCACCCTCGAGAAGGACCCGGTGATGTCGAAGGAGGACGCCCTCCGCGACATCTACCGCAAGCTCCGTCCGGGCGAGCAGGTCGCTGCCGAGGCTGCGCGCGCGCTGCTCGACAACTTCTACTTCAACCCGAAGCGCTACGACCTCGCGAAGGTCGGCCGCTACAAGGTCAACCGCAAGCTCGGCATCGACGTGCCCATGAGCGACTCGGTGCTCTCGGTCGACGACATCGTCGCGACCATCAAGTACCTCGTCGCGCTGCACGCGCAGGAGACCACGCTGCCCGGCGTCCGCAAGGGCGAGGCCGTCGACATCCGCCTGGACACCGATGACATCGACCACTTCGGCAACCGCCGCATCCGCGCGGTCGGCGAGCTCATCCAGAACCAGGTCCGCACGGGTCTGGCTCGCATGGAGCGCGTCGTGCGCGAGCGCATGTCGACGCAGGACATCGAGGCGATCACGCCGCAGACCCTGATCAACGTCCGCCCCGTGTCGGCGGCGATCAAGGAGTTCTTCGGCACGTCGCAGCTGTCGCAGTTCATGGATCAGAACAACCCGCTCGCGGGCCTGACCCACAAGCGCACGCTGTCGGCGCTCGGCCCCGGTGGCCTCTCGCGTGAGCGTGCAGGCGTCGAGGTCCGTGACGTGCACCCGTCGCACTACGGCCGCATGTGCCCGATCGAGACCCCTGAGGGTCCGAACATCGGCCTCATCGGTCGTCTCGCGACGTTCGGCCGCATCAACGCGTTCGGGTTCATCGAGACGCCGTACCGTCGCGTCGTCGACGGCGTCGTCACCGAGCAGATCGACTACCTGACGGCCTCCGAGGAGGACGAGCACACGATCGCGCAGGCGAACTCGCCGTTCGACGCCAAGGGTCGCCTGACGTCGGAGAAGGTCATCGCCCGCAAGAAGGGCGGCGAGGTCGAGCTCATCACGCCCGAGCGCGTCGACTACATGGACGTCTCGCCGCGCCAGATGGCGTCGGTCGCGACGAGCCTCATCCCGTTCCTCGAGCACGACGACGCGAACCGCGCCCTCATGGGTGCGAACATGCAGCGTCAGGCCGTGCCGCTGCTCCGCAGCGACTCGCCGCTCGTCGGCACCGGCATGGAGGGCTTCGCAGCCATCGACGCCGGCGACGTGGTGACGGCCGACAAGGCCGGCGTCATCGCCGAGGTCTCGGCGGACGTCGTCACGGTGCAGCTCGACGAGGGCGGCACGCAGACGTACTACCTGCGCAAGTTCGACCGCTCGAACCAGGGCACGTCGTACAACACGCGCGTCATCGTCTCGGCGGGCGACCGCGTCGAGGTCGGCCAGGTCATCGCCGATGGCCCCGCGACCGAGAACGGCGAGCTGGCGCTCGGCAAGAACCTCCTCGTGGCGTTCATGCCGTGGGAGGGCCACAACTACGAGGACGCCATGATCCTCAGCCAGAACCTCGTGAAGGACGACGTCCTCTCCTCGATCCACATCGAGGAGTACGAGGTCGACGCCCGTGACACGAAGCTCGGCAAGGAGGAGATCACGCGTGACCTCCCCAACGTGAGCCTCGACCTCATGGCCGACCTCGACGAGCGCGGCATCATCCGCATCGGCGCCGAGGTGCGTCCCGGCGACATCCTCGTCGGCAAGGTCACGCCGAAGGGCGAGACCGAGCTGTCGGCCGAGGAGCGTCTGCTCCGCGCGATCTTCAACGAGAAGAGCCGCGAGGTGCGCGACACGTCGCTCAAGGTGCCCCACGGCGAGCAGGGCACCGTCATCGCGGTGAAGCACTTCAACGCCGAGGATGGCGACGACGAGCTGGGCTCGGGCGTGCACGAGAAGGTCGTGGTCTACATCGCGCAGAAGCGCAAGATCACCGAGGGCGACAAGCTCGCCGGCCGTCACGGCAACAAGGGCGTCATCGCGAAGATCCTGCCCGAGGAGGACATGCCGTTCCTCCCCGACGGCACGCCGGTCGACATCGTCCTGAACCCGCTGGGCATCCCGAAGCGCATGAACTTCGGCCAGGTGCTCGAGACCCACCTCGGGTGGATCGCGGCGACGGGCTGGGATGCCGACGCGAAGGCGGAGTGGGCGAAGAACCTGCCCAAGGAGATCCTCAAGGCCGGTCCCGGCACGAAGGTCGCCACCCCCGTGTTCGACGGTGCGACGGAGGAGGAGATCATCGGTCTCCTCGACTCGACGCTCCCGACGCGCGACGGCGACCGTCTCATCGACGGCTCGGGCAAGGCCCGTCTGTTCGATGGCCGCTCGGGCGAGCCGTACCCGTACCCGATCTCGGTCGGCTACATGTACATCCTGAAGCTGCACCACCTCGTCGACGACAAGATCCACGCGCGCTCGACGGGTCCGTACTCGATGATCACCCAGCAGCCGCTCGGTGGAAAGGCGCAGTTCGGTGGCCAGCGCTTCGGCGAGATGGAGGTGTGGGCGCTCGAGGCATACGGCGCTGCGTACACGCTCCAGGAGCTCCTGACGGTGAAGTCCGACGACATCGTCGGCCGCGTGAAGGTGTACGAGGCGATCGTCAAGGGCGAGAACATCCACGACCCCGGCATCCCCGAGTCCTTCAAGGTGCTCATGAAGGAGATGCAGTCGCTCTGCCTGAACGTCGAGGTGCTCAACGCCGCCGGCGAGGTCGTCACCCTGCGTGACGACGAGGACGAGGCCCTCCGCACCGCCGAGGAGCTCGGCATCAACATCTCGCGTCCGGAGCTCTCGTCGATCGACGAGATCTGA
- a CDS encoding ABC transporter permease, whose product MTAPAVRRRRRPVTDVLLSVWGWLVMAFLFAPILVIVVYSFNDGRLLSAWGGFGFSAYEAAFANRQIVATVLVTIRVAIWSALLATVLGTMAGIALARRPGRWTVWFTALLLLVTVTPEIVDAVALLPWFVQLGTELGITLLNDGIVRLAIGSSLFSTAVVAYLVRSRLVGMDEHLEHAATDLYATPFQALTRVTLPLTAPAVLSGFLLSFTLSLDNTIIAAFVSVQGSTPWPVYILGSVRSGLRPEIAAMSTVMLVLTLLVLVLVAVVLRRSGDSTAQIARTMTGG is encoded by the coding sequence GTGACCGCTCCCGCCGTGCGCCGCAGGCGCCGCCCCGTGACCGACGTGCTGCTGTCGGTGTGGGGCTGGCTCGTCATGGCCTTCCTCTTCGCGCCGATCCTCGTGATCGTCGTCTACTCGTTCAACGACGGACGTCTGCTGTCGGCGTGGGGCGGCTTCGGCTTCTCGGCGTACGAGGCGGCGTTCGCCAACCGGCAGATCGTCGCGACGGTGCTCGTGACCATCCGCGTCGCCATCTGGTCGGCGCTGCTCGCGACCGTGCTCGGCACGATGGCGGGCATCGCGCTCGCGCGGCGACCAGGCAGGTGGACCGTGTGGTTCACGGCGCTGCTGCTGCTCGTGACCGTGACGCCCGAGATCGTGGATGCCGTCGCCCTGCTGCCGTGGTTCGTGCAGCTGGGCACCGAGCTCGGCATCACGCTGCTCAACGACGGCATCGTGCGCCTCGCGATCGGCTCGTCGCTGTTCTCGACCGCCGTCGTCGCCTACCTCGTGCGCTCGCGCCTCGTGGGCATGGACGAGCACCTCGAGCACGCGGCGACCGACCTGTACGCGACGCCGTTCCAGGCGCTCACGCGCGTGACGCTGCCGCTCACGGCGCCCGCGGTGCTGTCGGGATTCCTGCTGTCGTTCACGCTGAGCCTCGACAACACGATCATCGCCGCGTTCGTCTCGGTGCAGGGCTCGACGCCGTGGCCGGTCTACATCCTCGGCTCCGTGCGGTCGGGGCTGCGGCCCGAGATCGCCGCGATGTCGACGGTGATGCTCGTGCTCACGCTGCTCGTGCTCGTGCTCGTCGCCGTCGTGCTGCGTCGCTCGGGCGACTCGACGGCGCAGATCGCCCGCACGATGACGGGCGGCTGA
- a CDS encoding ABC transporter ATP-binding protein, with protein sequence MTDTAAQAALHAAAEAQAGDVTLTGVTKRYGDAVAVDGLDLHIAQGEFLSLLGPSGCGKTTTLRMIAGFEEPDAGDIRISGASVVGVPPHRRHVNTVFQQYALFPHLTVAENVAFGLRRTRVPRSEIGDRVVEALDMVRMRSFADRRPTALSGGQQQRIALARALVNRPSVLLLDEPLSALDRQLREEMQVELKLLQARLGTTFVFVTHDQGEALSMSDRIAVMRAGRIEQLADADTVYGSPASAYVAGFIGRQNFFAGTASGALVEADGVTLRGTADLVAGTQVRAAIRPEAVTLAAGEDAGENRIIGRLVGISHLGESMQFIVESGRHSIVVLTPRPTAPRVEPGEAVTLSWSPADVAVFPDETVAAPAEEPSA encoded by the coding sequence ATGACCGACACGGCAGCGCAGGCAGCGCTCCACGCGGCCGCCGAGGCGCAGGCGGGCGACGTCACCCTCACCGGCGTCACCAAGCGGTACGGCGACGCCGTGGCCGTCGACGGCCTCGACCTGCACATCGCGCAGGGCGAGTTCCTGTCGCTGCTCGGCCCGTCGGGCTGCGGCAAGACGACGACGCTGCGCATGATCGCCGGCTTCGAGGAGCCCGACGCGGGTGACATCCGCATCTCGGGCGCCTCGGTCGTGGGCGTGCCGCCGCACCGGCGGCACGTCAACACCGTCTTCCAGCAGTACGCGCTCTTCCCGCACCTCACGGTCGCCGAGAACGTCGCGTTCGGGCTGCGCCGCACGCGCGTGCCACGATCCGAGATCGGCGACCGCGTCGTCGAGGCGCTCGACATGGTGCGGATGCGGTCGTTCGCCGACCGCAGGCCCACCGCGCTCTCGGGCGGCCAGCAGCAGCGCATCGCCCTCGCCCGCGCGCTCGTGAACCGGCCGTCGGTGCTGCTGCTCGACGAGCCCCTGTCGGCGCTCGACCGGCAGCTGCGCGAGGAGATGCAGGTCGAGCTCAAGCTGCTGCAGGCGCGCCTCGGCACGACGTTCGTGTTCGTGACGCACGACCAGGGCGAGGCGCTGTCGATGAGCGACCGCATCGCCGTGATGCGCGCGGGCCGCATCGAGCAGCTCGCCGACGCCGACACCGTCTACGGCTCCCCCGCATCCGCGTACGTCGCCGGCTTCATCGGCAGGCAGAACTTCTTCGCGGGCACCGCCTCGGGTGCGCTCGTGGAGGCCGACGGCGTCACGCTGCGCGGCACCGCCGACCTCGTGGCCGGCACGCAGGTGCGCGCCGCCATCCGCCCCGAGGCCGTGACGCTCGCAGCGGGCGAGGATGCGGGCGAGAACCGCATCATCGGCCGGCTCGTGGGCATCAGCCACCTCGGCGAGTCGATGCAGTTCATCGTCGAGTCGGGCCGCCACTCCATCGTGGTGCTCACGCCGCGCCCGACGGCGCCGCGCGTCGAGCCCGGCGAGGCCGTGACGTTGTCGTGGTCGCCCGCCGACGTCGCCGTCTTCCCCGACGAGACCGTCGCAGCACCCGCCGAGGAGCCCTCGGCGTGA
- a CDS encoding polyamine ABC transporter substrate-binding protein, translated as MARRPIRILASRAGSQAITSELTRRGFLAVAAGSGATAFLAACSGPSTSEAPEATGGALEDALAIYTWGDYDAPETLTGFTDAEGPQITLDSYSSNEEMIARLVAANGTSGFDIIVPTGVFIPQLIEQGLIQELNLDLIPNLANLDPAFAAQDWDPENAYSICKDWGTTGFVFDSTAISRDLVTWEDFLDAAQNEASGRTSLLDAPENITGLYFWANGIPWTTTDEADLAAAEDFLVNTLAQHISAFDSYPGSGAMQQGTQVLMQCWNGDARLGILESEDPDRWQWRLGAPDTELWMDNWCIPVGAPHPEAAHAFIDYVLDPVVSLQELDYIGYHTGVAGIEDAANAEGLERTDIVFFTEEQLATMHNGEVNDAQPRGVEIWNAMKAAAGQ; from the coding sequence ATGGCACGACGACCCATCCGCATCCTCGCGAGCCGCGCAGGCTCGCAGGCGATCACGAGCGAACTCACGCGTCGCGGCTTCCTCGCCGTCGCCGCAGGCTCGGGCGCGACGGCCTTCCTCGCGGCATGCTCCGGCCCGTCGACGAGCGAGGCTCCCGAGGCGACGGGCGGCGCGCTCGAGGATGCGCTCGCCATCTACACGTGGGGCGACTACGACGCCCCCGAGACCCTCACGGGGTTCACCGACGCCGAGGGCCCGCAGATCACCCTCGACTCCTACTCGTCGAACGAGGAGATGATCGCGCGCCTCGTCGCCGCCAACGGCACCTCGGGCTTCGACATCATCGTGCCGACGGGCGTGTTCATCCCGCAGCTCATCGAGCAGGGCCTCATCCAGGAGCTCAACCTCGACCTCATCCCCAACCTCGCGAACCTCGACCCGGCGTTCGCGGCGCAGGACTGGGATCCCGAGAACGCGTACTCGATCTGCAAGGACTGGGGCACGACGGGCTTCGTGTTCGACTCGACCGCCATCAGCCGCGACCTCGTGACGTGGGAGGACTTCCTCGACGCGGCGCAGAACGAGGCGAGCGGCCGCACGAGCCTGCTCGACGCCCCCGAGAACATCACAGGCCTCTACTTCTGGGCCAACGGCATCCCGTGGACGACGACCGACGAGGCCGACCTCGCCGCCGCCGAGGACTTCCTCGTGAACACGCTCGCGCAGCACATCTCGGCGTTCGACTCGTACCCGGGCTCCGGCGCCATGCAGCAGGGCACGCAGGTGCTCATGCAGTGCTGGAACGGCGATGCGCGACTCGGCATCCTCGAGTCCGAGGACCCCGACCGCTGGCAGTGGCGCCTCGGTGCTCCCGACACCGAGCTGTGGATGGACAACTGGTGCATCCCCGTGGGCGCACCTCACCCCGAGGCCGCGCACGCGTTCATCGACTACGTGCTCGACCCCGTGGTGTCGCTGCAGGAGCTCGACTACATCGGCTACCACACGGGCGTCGCCGGCATCGAGGACGCCGCGAACGCCGAGGGTCTCGAGCGCACCGACATCGTGTTCTTCACCGAGGAGCAGCTCGCCACGATGCACAACGGCGAGGTCAACGATGCGCAGCCGCGCGGCGTGGAGATCTGGAACGCCATGAAGGCTGCGGCGGGCCAGTAG
- a CDS encoding ABC transporter permease, with amino-acid sequence MTALGSAPRRAATPPPRRRLRAPAFLLALPAWCWLLVFFVAPVGLVLYYSFGYKPSLFETVATDQLSFDRYLEALSPTFASVFLNTLWVGVIGTILCLLIAMPAAYWIATKVPAHRRGLMLGLVLVPFWTNFLVRTIGWRVMLAPEGFLSEWMMALGLGPIELLNTRAAVLIGVVYNYLPLMILPLYVAFDRVEGPLREASKDLGADRVRTFLTVTLPLARPGIVAGVLFVYIPLMGDYITATVLGGAQGTMAGQLVASQFQTAQNWALGSAMAVVLILTTVLSAVAAAAMLWLVTWPVRFATRLRIGDGS; translated from the coding sequence GTGACGGCGCTCGGCTCCGCCCCGCGCCGCGCGGCGACGCCCCCGCCGCGCCGCCGCCTGCGTGCCCCCGCGTTCCTGCTGGCGCTGCCCGCGTGGTGCTGGTTGCTCGTCTTCTTCGTCGCGCCCGTCGGCCTCGTGCTCTACTACTCGTTCGGCTACAAGCCGAGCCTGTTCGAGACCGTCGCGACCGACCAGCTGTCGTTCGACCGCTACCTCGAGGCGCTCTCGCCGACCTTCGCCTCCGTGTTCCTCAACACGCTCTGGGTCGGCGTGATCGGCACGATCCTGTGCCTCCTCATCGCCATGCCGGCCGCGTACTGGATCGCCACGAAGGTGCCCGCGCATCGCCGCGGCCTCATGCTCGGGCTCGTGCTCGTGCCCTTCTGGACGAACTTCCTCGTGCGCACCATCGGCTGGCGCGTCATGCTCGCGCCCGAGGGCTTCCTGTCGGAGTGGATGATGGCGCTCGGGCTCGGCCCGATCGAGCTGCTGAACACGCGCGCCGCCGTGCTCATCGGCGTCGTCTACAACTACCTGCCGCTCATGATCCTGCCGCTGTACGTCGCGTTCGACCGCGTCGAGGGGCCGCTGCGCGAGGCGAGCAAGGACCTCGGTGCCGACCGCGTGCGCACCTTCCTCACCGTGACGCTGCCGCTCGCGCGCCCCGGCATCGTCGCGGGCGTGCTCTTCGTCTACATCCCGCTCATGGGCGACTACATCACGGCGACCGTGCTCGGCGGCGCGCAGGGCACCATGGCCGGGCAGCTGGTGGCGAGCCAGTTCCAGACGGCGCAGAACTGGGCGCTCGGCTCGGCGATGGCCGTCGTGCTCATCCTCACCACCGTGCTGTCGGCCGTCGCCGCTGCGGCGATGCTGTGGCTCGTGACCTGGCCGGTGCGCTTCGCGACGCGCCTGCGGATCGGAGACGGATCGTGA